A window of Candidatus Saccharibacteria bacterium contains these coding sequences:
- the cutA gene encoding divalent cation tolerance protein CutA — protein MHQYYEVHISAETQPQADTILNSLLEKKLATGGQFIKTPSRFLWKGEIEEMDYITITSFTTAEKKEALV, from the coding sequence CACCAATACTACGAAGTCCACATCTCCGCCGAAACCCAACCCCAAGCCGACACCATCCTTAATTCATTACTAGAAAAGAAACTTGCCACCGGCGGCCAATTCATCAAGACCCCATCCCGCTTCCTCTGGAAAGGCGAGATAGAAGAGATGGATTACATCACTATCACCTCATTCACGACTGCCGAGAAGAAAGAGGCCCTCGTGTAG
- a CDS encoding GrpB family protein, with translation MSEKIFHLQPWNPALVTTAHKVTRQIHALAPELEVLFMGAAALALPGKNDIDLDILCDAHDVSKYAALLAPVLGELKELNDKTASWSTTIDGFKVDAILSDPTISHVPKQQAIFHKLKANAKLRDHYRQLKESCDGKPYKEYEQHKKAFFEQVYNSN, from the coding sequence ATGTCTGAAAAGATCTTTCACCTCCAACCCTGGAACCCTGCACTTGTGACTACCGCGCACAAAGTAACCCGCCAAATCCACGCCCTCGCTCCAGAACTTGAAGTCCTCTTCATGGGAGCCGCCGCCTTAGCCCTCCCCGGCAAGAACGACATCGACCTCGACATCCTCTGCGACGCCCACGACGTCAGCAAGTACGCAGCACTCCTCGCGCCAGTACTCGGCGAACTCAAAGAACTCAACGACAAGACCGCCTCCTGGTCCACCACCATCGACGGTTTCAAAGTGGACGCCATCCTCTCCGACCCGACCATCTCACACGTACCAAAACAACAGGCCATCTTCCACAAGCTCAAGGCCAACGCCAAGCTACGCGACCACTACCGCCAGCTCAAGGAGTCCTGCGACGGCAAACCCTACAAAGAGTACGAGCAGCACAAGAAAGCCTTCTTCGAGCAGGTATATAATAGTAACTAG
- a CDS encoding VOC family protein — MFEPTSTFSGFSVDDIKAAEAFYADTLGVTIDSTEMGLDITLPGGAKLFVYEKEDHQPATFTVLNFIVDDIDKSIAALEEKGVTFEHYDLGNGAVTDESGVLRGLSANMGPDIAWFKDPAGNVLSLVQTQ, encoded by the coding sequence ATGTTCGAACCAACCAGCACATTCAGCGGCTTCTCCGTTGATGATATCAAAGCGGCAGAAGCATTCTACGCCGATACCCTGGGCGTCACCATCGACAGCACAGAGATGGGCCTCGATATCACTCTGCCTGGCGGCGCAAAACTCTTTGTTTACGAGAAAGAGGATCATCAGCCTGCTACGTTCACCGTCCTTAACTTCATCGTCGATGACATCGACAAGTCCATCGCAGCCCTCGAAGAAAAAGGCGTCACTTTTGAACACTACGACCTTGGCAACGGCGCCGTAACTGACGAAAGCGGCGTACTGCGCGGTCTTAGCGCAAACATGGGTCCGGATATCGCCTGGTTCAAGGACCCTGCAGGCAACGTCCTATCACTCGTACAGACGCAATAG
- a CDS encoding NUDIX hydrolase codes for MPSISLVTGVLVKNADNKFLLVKKPDDVGPYAGTYLPPGGAVDQDERIDEAALRELYEETGVKVTNLKRVYFDDDITENWAGKVKHMVGLLYTADYASGDLTPKEGNDDDFDVVGWFSLEEMKHMPLSPPIEKLMRHLGYL; via the coding sequence ATGCCTTCCATATCACTCGTTACCGGCGTCCTTGTGAAAAATGCTGATAATAAGTTTCTGCTTGTGAAAAAACCGGATGATGTCGGGCCTTACGCTGGCACATACCTGCCTCCTGGCGGCGCTGTCGATCAGGATGAACGCATCGACGAGGCCGCCCTGCGCGAGCTATACGAGGAAACCGGCGTCAAAGTGACGAACCTAAAGCGCGTTTACTTTGATGATGATATCACCGAAAACTGGGCAGGCAAGGTCAAGCACATGGTCGGACTACTTTACACTGCAGACTACGCATCAGGCGACCTCACTCCCAAAGAAGGCAACGATGATGATTTTGATGTCGTCGGCTGGTTCTCACTGGAAGAGATGAAACACATGCCCTTATCCCCGCCGATAGAAAAACTAATGAGACATCTTGGCTACCTATGA
- a CDS encoding DUF2164 family protein — protein sequence MSIVRKWDMADESTKKQCTDEVIAYIEDLEGAQPGVIAAQDIIDIVMQHLGPTVYNAGLADANKLIKQKLGDIETELDTLHQP from the coding sequence ATGAGCATCGTGCGCAAATGGGATATGGCCGATGAAAGCACTAAGAAGCAGTGCACTGATGAAGTCATCGCCTATATTGAAGACTTAGAGGGCGCACAGCCGGGCGTCATCGCCGCCCAAGACATCATCGACATCGTCATGCAGCATCTTGGCCCAACGGTATACAATGCCGGCCTGGCCGACGCGAATAAGCTCATCAAACAGAAGCTCGGTGACATCGAGACCGAACTGGATACGCTGCATCAGCCATAG
- a CDS encoding right-handed parallel beta-helix repeat-containing protein: protein MKKSKTPRLTLILSIATGLLILLAGIFVYLTLAAGPSANREAEDATPDEFAKVISDPAASNSEALQFLGQSTTPDDGNFETVNVSDATSLQTALDNAQPGQHIVMADGSYGGKFTITKPAAADKPIKLSGSRGAIIDGGDLNSGYALYLGNADYWHLEGFTITNREKGLMADDIDFTTIKGLYVHTIGNEAIHIRSNSSDNTIDGNEITNTGLTNIEFGEGIYVGSANNNWGTTSVGGTVTIPTPDKSDNNKLINNNIYKTGGESMDIKEGTTGGLIKGNTFDGAEMGGPYADSWIDMKGNGWTIEGNKGKNAKADAFQVHANSIEGEWGHDNIFTGNIIESGVPGYGFNIGSASGNTVKCDNQAPGAAKGLSDIECTP from the coding sequence ATGAAAAAATCCAAAACCCCTCGTCTCACCCTCATCTTAAGCATTGCCACCGGCCTGCTCATACTCCTCGCCGGCATCTTCGTCTACCTCACCCTCGCCGCCGGCCCCTCCGCCAACCGCGAAGCCGAAGACGCCACCCCGGACGAATTCGCTAAGGTCATCAGCGACCCCGCCGCCAGCAACTCCGAAGCCCTGCAGTTCCTCGGCCAATCCACCACGCCCGACGACGGCAATTTTGAGACCGTCAACGTCAGCGACGCCACCAGCCTGCAGACCGCCCTGGATAACGCCCAGCCCGGCCAACACATCGTCATGGCCGACGGCTCCTATGGCGGCAAGTTCACCATCACCAAGCCCGCCGCCGCCGATAAGCCCATCAAGCTCAGCGGCAGCCGCGGCGCCATCATCGACGGGGGCGATCTGAACAGCGGCTATGCATTGTACCTCGGTAACGCCGACTACTGGCACCTGGAAGGCTTTACCATCACCAACCGCGAGAAGGGCCTGATGGCCGATGACATTGATTTCACCACCATTAAAGGCCTGTATGTCCACACCATCGGCAACGAAGCCATCCATATCCGCTCCAACTCCTCCGACAACACCATCGACGGCAATGAGATCACCAACACCGGCTTGACCAACATCGAGTTCGGCGAAGGCATCTACGTAGGATCTGCCAACAACAACTGGGGCACCACCTCGGTCGGCGGCACCGTCACCATTCCCACGCCGGACAAGTCCGACAACAACAAGCTCATCAATAACAATATCTACAAGACCGGCGGTGAGTCCATGGACATCAAGGAGGGCACCACCGGCGGGCTCATCAAAGGCAACACGTTCGACGGCGCCGAGATGGGCGGCCCCTACGCCGATTCCTGGATCGACATGAAGGGCAACGGCTGGACCATCGAGGGTAATAAGGGCAAGAACGCCAAGGCCGATGCCTTCCAGGTCCACGCCAACAGCATCGAAGGGGAGTGGGGCCACGATAATATTTTTACCGGCAACATCATCGAATCGGGCGTGCCTGGCTACGGCTTCAATATCGGCAGTGCCAGTGGCAACACGGTCAAATGTGACAATCAGGCACCGGGTGCGGCCAAGGGCCTGAGCGACATCGAGTGTACGCCGTAA
- a CDS encoding PspC domain-containing protein, translated as MKRLYRSETDKKLGGVCGGLGEYFGLDPVLFRIGFVVATVAGAVPGILPYIVLWILIPTKSALPPEHDDDTTAKSE; from the coding sequence ATGAAACGTTTATACCGATCTGAAACTGACAAAAAACTAGGCGGTGTCTGCGGTGGCCTGGGCGAGTACTTCGGTCTTGATCCGGTCCTGTTCCGCATTGGCTTCGTAGTGGCCACCGTGGCGGGTGCCGTGCCTGGTATTCTCCCGTACATCGTACTATGGATCCTGATTCCTACCAAAAGCGCCCTCCCGCCTGAGCACGACGACGACACTACTGCCAAATCAGAGTAA
- the rpmG gene encoding 50S ribosomal protein L33 produces MAKKNQKRKVVGLVCEETGLRLYYTTKNTQNTTEKLSFLKYNPKLRRRTRFTEVKKNLGRNEVKARKH; encoded by the coding sequence ATGGCAAAGAAGAACCAAAAGCGGAAAGTAGTCGGCCTGGTCTGCGAAGAGACCGGTCTGCGTTTGTATTACACAACCAAGAACACCCAGAATACTACTGAAAAGCTGTCATTTCTGAAGTACAACCCAAAGCTCCGCCGCCGCACCCGTTTCACCGAGGTCAAGAAGAACCTGGGCCGCAACGAAGTCAAGGCTCGTAAGCACTGA
- a CDS encoding glycoside hydrolase family 15 protein: MTRPVVLSNGSMHVGINRYAMVHDFFYPYVGLENHATADRMRHRIGVWVDNQFTWLDDKSWRFTYGYEPEALIGLITAHHERLGITLKFHDTVDSEYDAFLRNIHIVNSGDQQRSVRLFMHQVFRISNSLSGDTAQYLPGENAILHYKGHRAFVVGAVDNKGVEFDQHAIGIFGIEGKEGTFRDAEDGELSGNNVEHGRVDTVIRCVVDVPAHDSAIVNYWVACGKTTQGAILLHRQLKKDTVAHRQAVTEQSWRYWLGKSGDIRASIDADFKDSFTKSLLITKSHVDSRGGVIASTDTTMLNYSRDSYTYCWPRDGAYTMWPLLRLGYKDELQRFFEFCRRGLTTDGFLMHKYQPDGAIGSSWHAYVYAGKAEPPIQEDETAIVLFLCGEYYRQTGDEFFLKQYYENFIKKMANFLCAYVDEDTKLPHASYDLWEEKFLTSTYTVATVYGGLVTAVDLAELVGDQHSATRWQAMAEQIATAARSTLYNKERKFFYKGIRVQDDGLYYDDVIDLSSFYGAFMFGLFPIDSPEVKESYETICREFGVCVEDCKVTPMPRYEHDRYDAVDEKGANPWFITTLWIAQYYFETGRVEDARVILAWVRDSMMGSGVLSEQINPYTQEFISVAPLTWSQAEYINALLDMVATNLPDGQPEDAKS; encoded by the coding sequence ATGACCAGACCAGTCGTCCTCAGCAACGGCAGCATGCATGTCGGTATCAACCGGTATGCGATGGTACACGATTTCTTTTACCCGTACGTCGGCCTGGAAAACCATGCTACCGCCGACCGCATGCGCCATCGCATCGGTGTCTGGGTAGACAACCAGTTTACCTGGCTCGATGATAAGTCCTGGCGCTTCACCTACGGCTACGAACCCGAGGCCCTCATCGGCCTGATCACCGCCCATCACGAACGCCTTGGTATCACGCTCAAGTTCCATGACACCGTTGACAGCGAGTACGATGCTTTCCTGCGCAACATCCACATCGTCAATAGCGGCGACCAGCAGCGGTCCGTGCGACTGTTCATGCACCAGGTCTTCCGCATCAGCAACAGCCTCTCCGGCGACACCGCCCAGTATCTGCCGGGCGAAAACGCCATCCTGCACTACAAAGGTCATCGTGCCTTCGTGGTCGGTGCCGTTGATAACAAAGGCGTGGAGTTTGACCAGCATGCCATCGGTATCTTCGGTATCGAGGGCAAAGAGGGCACCTTCCGCGACGCCGAGGACGGCGAACTGTCCGGCAACAATGTCGAGCACGGCCGCGTCGACACCGTCATCCGCTGCGTCGTCGACGTCCCCGCGCATGATTCAGCCATCGTCAACTACTGGGTGGCCTGCGGCAAGACCACACAAGGTGCCATTCTATTGCACCGCCAGCTTAAGAAAGATACCGTCGCGCACCGCCAGGCAGTGACCGAACAATCCTGGCGCTACTGGCTGGGCAAGTCCGGTGATATCCGTGCCTCCATCGACGCCGACTTCAAAGACAGCTTCACCAAAAGTCTGCTGATTACCAAGTCGCACGTCGATAGCCGCGGCGGCGTCATTGCCAGCACCGACACCACCATGCTCAACTACTCGCGCGATTCCTACACCTACTGCTGGCCCCGTGACGGCGCCTATACCATGTGGCCGCTGCTGCGCCTGGGCTACAAGGACGAGCTGCAGCGCTTCTTCGAGTTCTGCCGCCGCGGCCTGACCACCGATGGGTTTTTGATGCACAAATACCAGCCGGACGGCGCCATCGGCAGCAGCTGGCACGCCTATGTCTACGCCGGCAAGGCCGAACCGCCCATCCAGGAAGACGAGACGGCTATCGTCCTATTCCTCTGTGGTGAATACTACCGCCAGACAGGCGACGAGTTCTTCCTCAAGCAATACTATGAAAACTTCATTAAGAAGATGGCCAACTTCCTCTGTGCCTACGTCGATGAGGACACCAAGCTGCCGCACGCCAGCTATGACCTGTGGGAAGAAAAGTTCCTTACTTCCACCTACACCGTGGCCACCGTCTATGGCGGCCTGGTGACGGCAGTCGACCTGGCCGAACTTGTCGGCGACCAACACAGCGCCACCCGCTGGCAGGCCATGGCCGAACAGATCGCTACCGCTGCCCGCAGCACGCTCTACAATAAGGAACGCAAGTTCTTCTACAAAGGCATCCGTGTTCAGGACGACGGCCTCTACTACGACGACGTCATCGATCTCTCCAGCTTCTACGGCGCCTTCATGTTCGGCCTCTTCCCCATCGACAGTCCGGAAGTAAAGGAGAGCTACGAAACCATCTGCCGCGAGTTCGGCGTCTGTGTCGAGGACTGCAAGGTCACGCCGATGCCACGCTACGAACACGACCGCTACGACGCCGTCGACGAAAAGGGTGCCAACCCCTGGTTCATCACCACGCTCTGGATTGCCCAGTACTACTTCGAGACCGGCCGCGTCGAAGACGCCCGCGTCATCCTGGCCTGGGTCCGCGACAGCATGATGGGCTCCGGCGTCCTATCCGAGCAGATCAACCCGTACACCCAGGAGTTCATCTCAGTCGCGCCACTGACCTGGAGCCAGGCTGAATACATCAACGCCCTGCTCGACATGGTCGCTACCAACCTGCCTGACGGCCAGCCGGAGGACGCAAAATCCTAG
- a CDS encoding glycoside hydrolase family 57 protein, which produces MSKRAIVLYLHVHQPYRVRPYSVFESGHDHNYFNQPEVHGNANNKFILKKVAKKSYLPMNAVLLELLEKHPEFRVAMSITGTVIEQLEQWAPDVLESFKRLVETGRVEIIGETYYHSLAFFYSRFEFAKQVRMHEEKVKQVFGVKPQVFRNTEFAYNNDLAYWADQNGYKGILTEGWDPILGWRSPNFVYRPSYTNNIRLLMKNYRMSDDIAFRFSNHDWADHPLTADKYVHWINALPKDQTNVNLFMDYETFGEHQWEETGIFDFLRALPVEFLKHHGNTFMTPSEAIEAFEPVDYVDIPYTVTWADTERDLTAWLGNPMQQQAMQLLYDLETDVLATEDRALIEDWRRLQISDHPYYMCTKWFRDGDVHAYFSPYDSPYDAFMYYMNCLRDLKLRVMKHKEGIH; this is translated from the coding sequence ATGAGCAAACGGGCCATCGTCCTCTATCTGCATGTCCACCAACCGTACCGCGTACGGCCCTACTCGGTGTTTGAGTCCGGTCATGACCACAATTATTTCAACCAGCCGGAAGTACATGGCAACGCCAACAACAAGTTCATCCTGAAGAAGGTCGCCAAGAAATCATACCTGCCGATGAACGCCGTGCTGCTGGAGCTGCTGGAGAAGCATCCGGAGTTCCGCGTGGCCATGTCTATCACCGGCACCGTCATAGAGCAGTTGGAGCAGTGGGCACCGGACGTCCTGGAAAGCTTCAAGCGCCTGGTGGAAACCGGCCGCGTCGAAATCATCGGCGAAACGTATTACCACAGCCTGGCTTTCTTCTACAGCCGCTTCGAATTCGCCAAGCAGGTCCGCATGCACGAAGAAAAGGTCAAACAGGTCTTCGGCGTCAAGCCGCAGGTCTTCCGCAACACCGAGTTCGCTTACAATAACGACCTGGCCTACTGGGCCGACCAGAACGGCTACAAAGGCATCCTGACTGAAGGCTGGGATCCCATTCTTGGCTGGCGCAGCCCCAACTTTGTCTACCGCCCCAGCTACACCAACAACATCCGCCTGCTGATGAAGAACTACCGCATGAGCGATGACATCGCCTTCCGTTTCAGCAACCACGATTGGGCCGACCATCCGCTGACCGCCGACAAATACGTCCACTGGATTAACGCCCTCCCGAAAGACCAGACCAACGTCAACCTCTTTATGGATTACGAAACCTTTGGTGAGCACCAATGGGAAGAGACGGGCATCTTCGACTTTTTGCGCGCCCTGCCTGTCGAGTTCCTCAAGCACCACGGCAACACCTTCATGACCCCCTCCGAGGCCATCGAGGCCTTCGAGCCGGTCGATTACGTCGACATCCCATATACCGTCACCTGGGCCGACACCGAGCGCGACCTGACCGCCTGGCTCGGCAACCCCATGCAGCAGCAGGCCATGCAGCTGCTGTACGACCTGGAGACCGATGTCCTGGCCACCGAGGATCGTGCCCTCATCGAAGACTGGCGCCGCCTGCAGATCTCGGACCACCCCTACTATATGTGTACCAAGTGGTTCCGCGACGGTGATGTCCATGCTTATTTCAGTCCCTATGATTCGCCCTATGATGCCTTCATGTACTACATGAACTGCCTGCGCGACCTAAAACTAAGAGTTATGAAACACAAGGAAGGGATTCACTAA
- a CDS encoding glycosyltransferase family 4 protein gives MKILMLGWELPPHNSGGLGVACYHMSKQLAMEGVSIDFVVPYTAEHDIDFMTVHSAVNATPQQLMLPGAYDSHCYTCTEAESCDHGIPGTLRAQQMRYVKHVEKMVKKQELDVIHAHDWLTFEAAIRAKEITGKPLVAHVHATEFDRSGEHHGNPLVHDIEYNGLMMADKIIAVSKITRDIIVREYGIPADKVEVVHNSINIDDYEPLGTDNTYRYLAQMKQRGYTVVVSVGRLTVQKGLRYLLEAAQRAVEQEPKLLFLLAGSGELRDELLLRSAELGISENIIFTGFVRGKAWRDVYDIGDIFVMPSVSEPFGLVALEAAGHNNALLISKQSGAAEVLHNILKFDFWDIETFASQIVSVARHDALQCTLKDMVTHEFNHMSWKKAAGQFKAIYHGLAPVGATA, from the coding sequence ATGAAAATTTTAATGCTAGGGTGGGAATTGCCGCCGCATAATAGCGGTGGGTTGGGAGTGGCGTGTTATCACATGTCCAAGCAATTGGCCATGGAGGGCGTGTCCATTGATTTTGTCGTGCCGTACACAGCGGAACACGACATTGATTTCATGACCGTGCACAGCGCCGTCAACGCGACACCGCAACAGCTGATGTTGCCGGGCGCTTACGACAGCCATTGCTACACCTGCACCGAAGCTGAGAGCTGTGACCACGGCATCCCCGGCACCCTGCGCGCCCAGCAGATGCGCTATGTCAAGCATGTCGAGAAGATGGTGAAGAAGCAGGAACTCGATGTGATCCACGCCCACGACTGGCTGACCTTTGAGGCTGCTATCCGTGCCAAAGAAATCACCGGCAAGCCGCTGGTGGCCCACGTGCACGCTACCGAATTTGACCGCTCCGGCGAACATCATGGCAACCCGCTGGTGCATGACATCGAATACAACGGCCTGATGATGGCCGACAAGATCATCGCCGTCAGCAAGATTACCCGCGACATCATCGTCCGCGAGTATGGCATTCCCGCCGATAAGGTGGAGGTCGTCCACAACAGCATCAACATCGATGATTACGAGCCGCTTGGCACTGATAATACCTACCGCTACCTCGCCCAGATGAAACAACGTGGCTATACCGTCGTCGTCAGCGTTGGCCGCCTGACGGTCCAAAAAGGCCTGCGCTACCTGCTGGAGGCCGCTCAGCGTGCCGTCGAGCAGGAGCCGAAGCTGCTGTTCCTGCTGGCCGGTTCCGGCGAGCTCCGCGACGAGCTGCTGCTGCGCTCTGCCGAGCTGGGTATCTCCGAGAACATCATCTTCACCGGCTTCGTCCGCGGCAAAGCCTGGCGCGATGTCTATGACATTGGTGATATCTTTGTCATGCCCTCGGTCAGCGAGCCGTTCGGGCTGGTAGCGCTCGAGGCCGCCGGCCACAACAATGCCCTGCTCATATCCAAGCAGTCAGGTGCCGCCGAGGTGCTGCACAACATCCTGAAGTTCGACTTCTGGGATATTGAGACCTTTGCTTCGCAGATAGTGTCCGTCGCCCGCCATGATGCGCTGCAATGCACCCTCAAAGACATGGTCACCCACGAGTTCAACCACATGTCCTGGAAGAAGGCTGCCGGACAGTTCAAAGCAATTTATCACGGTTTAGCCCCCGTCGGAGCTACAGCATGA